The DNA segment CGGTTGTTCCAGCAGCATCTGGGCGCCTCCCCCGTCGCCGTGGCCCAGACGCGCCGCGTGCTCTTCGCCCGCCAGCTCATCCACGAGACCTCCCTGTCCATGGCCGAGGTCGCCCTCGCGTCCGGCTTCGGCAGCGTCCGGCGCTTCAATGCCGTCGTCCGGTCGCTCTACGGCCGTCCCCCGGGCGTCATGCGCCGCACCCGGGCAGCGCCCGCGACGTCCGCCGTCCCCACGGTGACGCTGCTCATCCCGTACCGTCCGCCCTATGACTGGGACGCGCTGATGGCCTGGCTGACGGCCCGCGCACTCACAGGCATGGAGCACGTGGAGCCGGGCCGCTACCTGCGGACCTTCACGAATGCCTGGGGCCAGGGGGCCGTGGAGGTGTCACCCGCCCCGGGGCTCGACGCGCTGCGGGCCACCCTGCGCGTCAGTGACGTGCGGATGCTGCCCTCCGTCGTCGCCCAGGTCCGGCGCGTCTTCGACGTGGGCGCGGACGTGGAGGCCATCCGCGCGCACCTGTCGACGGACGCCCTGCTCGCGCCGCTGTTCGCCGCGCGCCCCGGCCTTCGCGCCCCGGGCGGCTGGGACGGCTTCGAGCTGGCCGTCCGCGCCATCCTGGGCCAGCAGGTGACGACCACCGCCGCGCGTCAGTTGGGGCAGCGGCTCCTGGACAGGCACGGCGAGCGCCTGGACGCCGCGCTCACCGGCGATGCCCGGCTCCTGCGCGCCTTCCCCCGTCCCGAAGCCCTCGCCACGGCGGACCTCACCGGCATGGGCATGCCGGCCGCCCGGGCCCGAGCGCTCTCCGGGCTCGCCGCGGCGACGGTGGCGGATCCCACGCTGTTCCAGCCAGGTCCATCGCTCGCGGACACCGTCGCCCGCTTCACGCGCCTGCCCGGCATCGGCGAATGGACCGCCCAGTACATCGCCCTCCGCGCCATCCGTGAGACGGATGCCTTTCCCGCCTCCGACGTCGCCCTGCTTCGCGCCGCGACAGAAGCAGGAGGCCCACGGCCCACGCCGGAAGCGCTGCTACGGCGCGCCGAAGCCTGGAGCCCGTGGCGCGCGTACGCCGCTCAGCACCTCTGGACCTCGGTGGCCCTCCAGGGCCAGGAGCCCAAGCAGGATGCGCGTCCCAAACCCATCCCTTCCCGCCGAGCCGCCCATGCCTGACCGTCAGCGCTTCTTCATCGACTCCACGCCCACTCCCGCCGGCGTCGCGCTCCTCGTCTGTGATGAGGAAGGACGGCTGCGCGCACTGGACTGGGAGGGCTACGAGGCCCGCATGCACCGGCTGCTGCGGCTGCACTACGGCGAGAACGGCTGTGTCCTGGAGCCCGCGCGCGACCCGTCCGGCCGCACCTCCGCGCTCCAGGCCTATCTGCGCGGGGACCTGTCCGCCATCGCCTCGCTTCCCGTGGAGACCGCGGGCACACCTTTCCAGCGCGAGGTCTGGCGCGCCCTCCGGGAGATCCCCGCGGGCACGACGACCACGTACGGCAAGCTCGCGGAGCGCATCGGGCGCCCCAAGGCCATTCGCGCCGTGGGTATGGCCAATGGCGCCAATCCCGTGAGCATCGTCGTCCCGTGTCACCGCGTTGTCGGCTCCAATGCCTCACTCACCGGCTATGCTGGAGGCCTGGAACGCAAACGCTGGTTGCTCAATCATGAGCAGACCCACGCCTGAATCCCTCTCAACCCCTCACCGGAGCCTCCTCGCATGACCTCCCGTCCTGACACCGCCAGCACCTTCCGCGCGCTGCACCAGGGGCCGGACCTGCTCCTGCTTCCGAATGCCTGGGATGCCGGCAGCGCCCGCCTCTTCGAGAGCCTGGGCGCCAAGGCCATCGCCACCACCAGCGCCGGAGTCGCCTGGGCCCTGGGCCACCCGGACGGCAACGCGCTGCCCATCGACGCGCTCGTCGCCACGGTGCGAGCCATCGCCAGCGTCATCCGCGTCCCGCTCACCGTCGACGCCGAAGCGGGCTACTCCGACGACCCGGCCACCGCCGGTGAGAACGTGGCGCGCCTCTTGTCCGAGGGCGCCGTGGGCTGCAACCTGGAGGACGGCAACGGGCCGCCGGAGCTGCTCGCCGCGAAGATTGAACGCGTCAAGCAGGCCGGCGCGCGGCTGGGCGTGGACGTCTTCGTCAATGCGCGCACGGACGTCTACCTGCGCAAGCTCGTGCCGCCCGAGCGTCGCGTGGAGGAGACGCTGTCCCGGGCCGCCCGCTACCAGCAGGCCGGCGCGGATGGCCTGTTCGTCGCGGGCATCACGGACGCGGCCGGGATCCAGGCCATCACCCGGGGCACCTCGCTGCCGGTGAACGTGCTCGCGAGGCAGGACCTCCCCGCTCCGGCGGAGCTGCAGCGGCTGGGCGTGCGGCGGCTCAGCGCCGGCTCCGCCATCTCGGAAGCCATCTGGGGCCGGGCCAGCGCGCTCGCCTCCACCTTCCTTCGCGAGGGACACTCCCCGAGCCTGTTCGAAGCCGCCGCCAGCTATCCGTCCCTCAACGGGCTGATGACCCGGAAGTAGGCCGAGCCATGTCCCAGGAGGATCGCCAGCGCTGGAACACCAAATACCAGCAGGCCTCCGCGCCGAGGGAGCCCTCCAGCTTCCTCCGCTCGCTCGAGGACCGGCTGCCGCGAACAGGCCGGGTGCTCGACCTGGCTGGCGGTCCGGGACACGACGCGTGCTGGCTCGCGCAGCGAGGACTGGCCGTGACCCTGGTGGACATCTCCGACGTGGCGCTGGCGCAAGCGGAAGTCCTGGCGCGCGACGCGGGCGTCTCCCTCACGCGCCTGCGTCTGGACCTGGAGACGGAAGCACTGCCGCCCGGTCCGTTCGACCTCGTCGTGTGCTTGAACTACCTCTGGCGGCCGCTCTTCGCCGCCGTGCCGCGACTGCTCGCACCCGGTGGGCTGTTCGTCTTCGCGCAGCCCACCCGGAGCAACCTGCAACGCCATCCGCACCCGTCCGCGCGCTTCCTCCTGGAGGACGGCGAGCTGCCCACCCTGCTCCAGGGACTCCAATTCCTCTCGTTCACCGAGGACTGGACTGACGCCGGGCGTCACGAAGCACGGCTCCTGGCCCGGAAGCGCCAGGCGCCGCCATGACCCGCCAGCCCTGCCATTGACTGAATGCCACTTTTGCTGCTTTGCATCCGTGAAACAGGGCGCATTTCCCCAAACGCCCTCGTGGAATGAACGACCATTCCACCAGGCTCTCGAAGCCAGACAGGATCCACCATGCGTTTCGCAAGGCTGTTCCCACTGATGGTGTCCGCAGCGATCGTTACGGCATGTGGCGGCATGCCCCCGGAGGAGGGCGGCACGACGGAGCCCATCACGCAGCCCTCTCAGGAGCAGGCGGCTCCTGGCGAGTCGTCCGAAGACCGGAAGGTCAACGCCTCCGGCACGTGTATCGGCTACGACCCCAACACCTACTGCCTCGCGGAATGCAACGACGGCATCAACTTCTATTACCCTGTCGGGCACGCCTCGGTGATCGCGTTCGGCAACTGCGCCTCGGCGGCGTACAACTACTGCAGGAGCATTGGCTACAGCGGCCACAATGACGCCTGCTGGGGTACCTACTACTAGCCGATAGTCATTGACGCGGTTCCCTGCGCGGATGCGACGCCCCGCCTGGATTCATGGGCGGGGCGTGTGCATCTCAAGCGCGCCGCTTGTATTGAATCTCAATCGCCTTCTGCGGCTCCGCTCCGGGCTCGATGTTGAAGTGGGTGATGGTCAGTGCATCCGGACCGGTCACCTGGATGTCCACGCGCCAGCCCCAGCGGGGGGACTGCTCGCCCGTGAAGTAGCTGCCGGTGACGGAGAAGCGGTCGCTCCCGCCAGCCTCTCCCTGCAGCGTCATGATGTCCGTGCCCATGTGGAAGCTGTCCACCCAGGACATGGTGAACCGCTGCCCGTCCAGGTGGTAGCCCAGCGTCGCGATGCCGGACAGCGGCTTGCCGCCCATCGCGGACGTGTACTCGTGCACCACGAAGCGGCCGTCGAGCACGCTCCGGAAGCTGCCGGAGCTGGGGGATTCATCAGCCACCTTGTCGGGCTCGAACCACGTGCGCGCCACGCCCTCCCACGCGCCGAGCAGCCTGGAGAGCAGATGATGGGGACCGTTGGAGAGGGATTGTTGCAGGCGTTCCTGGCTCATGGGCGGGCAGTCTCCCGGATGGCCCCCTGGCCGGTCCACACCTCCGTGCTTTCCCCCAGGCATGAAAGCGCCTGCGTCATTACATTGGCGCCCCTGCTTCGTTTCCCATTCAGGAGCCTCGCTTGCCCACCACCCCTGCCTATGCCGCCCCCAGCGCGAAGGCCGCGCTCGGCCCCTTCACCCTCGAGCGCCGTGAGCCGCGCCCCCAGGACGTGCTCATCGACATCCAGTACTGCGGCGTGTGTCACTCCGACATCCACCAGGCCCGCGACGAGTGGGGCGGCGCCGTCTTCCCGATGGTGCCGGGCCACGAGATCGTCGGGAAGGTGTCGAAGGTGGGCAGCGCCGTCACCACGTACAAGGTCGGCGACACCGTGGGCGTCGGCTGTTTCGTGGACTCCTGCCGTGAGTGCCCTCAGTGCCTCAAGGGCGAGGAGCAGTACTGCGACCGCGGCTCGGTGAACACCTACAACGGCCGCGACTACGACGGGCAGCCCACCTACGGCGGCTACTCCACGCACATCACCGTGGACGCGAAGTACGTCGTGCGCATCCCGGAGGGCATCCCGCTGGACCGCGCCGCGCCGCTCCTGTGCGCGGGCATCACCACGTACTCGCCGCTGCGCTACTACGGCGTGAAGCCCGGGGACAAGCTGGCCGTCGTGGGCCTGGGCGGCCTGGGCCACATGGCCGTGAAGCTGGGCAAGGCCATGGGCGCGGAGGTGACGGTGCTCAGCACCTCGCCGTCCAAGCGCGATGACGCGCTCGCCCTGGGCGCCGCGCACTTCGAGGCCACCTCCGACAAGGCGACGTTCAAGAAGCTGCGCCGGAGCTTCGACTTCGTGCTCGACACCGTCTCC comes from the Corallococcus macrosporus genome and includes:
- the ogt gene encoding methylated-DNA--[protein]-cysteine S-methyltransferase, producing MPDRQRFFIDSTPTPAGVALLVCDEEGRLRALDWEGYEARMHRLLRLHYGENGCVLEPARDPSGRTSALQAYLRGDLSAIASLPVETAGTPFQREVWRALREIPAGTTTTYGKLAERIGRPKAIRAVGMANGANPVSIVVPCHRVVGSNASLTGYAGGLERKRWLLNHEQTHA
- a CDS encoding NAD(P)-dependent alcohol dehydrogenase; the encoded protein is MPTTPAYAAPSAKAALGPFTLERREPRPQDVLIDIQYCGVCHSDIHQARDEWGGAVFPMVPGHEIVGKVSKVGSAVTTYKVGDTVGVGCFVDSCRECPQCLKGEEQYCDRGSVNTYNGRDYDGQPTYGGYSTHITVDAKYVVRIPEGIPLDRAAPLLCAGITTYSPLRYYGVKPGDKLAVVGLGGLGHMAVKLGKAMGAEVTVLSTSPSKRDDALALGAAHFEATSDKATFKKLRRSFDFVLDTVSAQHDYNAYLNLLKTDGTMILVGAPEMPTPLAAFSLIPRRLKLGGSMIGGIRETQEMLDFCAKHQVASDVEVIPVQKINEAYERMLKNDVRYRFVIDTASLKAK
- a CDS encoding class I SAM-dependent methyltransferase encodes the protein MSQEDRQRWNTKYQQASAPREPSSFLRSLEDRLPRTGRVLDLAGGPGHDACWLAQRGLAVTLVDISDVALAQAEVLARDAGVSLTRLRLDLETEALPPGPFDLVVCLNYLWRPLFAAVPRLLAPGGLFVFAQPTRSNLQRHPHPSARFLLEDGELPTLLQGLQFLSFTEDWTDAGRHEARLLARKRQAPP
- a CDS encoding AlkA N-terminal domain-containing protein produces the protein MNGLDPAACYRALTTRDSRFDGRFFTAVKTTRIYCRPICPARAPRFENCTFYPSAAAAQEAGFRPCLRCRPETSPSLAPWRGTSVTVSRALALIAEGLLDAEDASVDVLAGRLGVGDRQLRRLFQQHLGASPVAVAQTRRVLFARQLIHETSLSMAEVALASGFGSVRRFNAVVRSLYGRPPGVMRRTRAAPATSAVPTVTLLIPYRPPYDWDALMAWLTARALTGMEHVEPGRYLRTFTNAWGQGAVEVSPAPGLDALRATLRVSDVRMLPSVVAQVRRVFDVGADVEAIRAHLSTDALLAPLFAARPGLRAPGGWDGFELAVRAILGQQVTTTAARQLGQRLLDRHGERLDAALTGDARLLRAFPRPEALATADLTGMGMPAARARALSGLAAATVADPTLFQPGPSLADTVARFTRLPGIGEWTAQYIALRAIRETDAFPASDVALLRAATEAGGPRPTPEALLRRAEAWSPWRAYAAQHLWTSVALQGQEPKQDARPKPIPSRRAAHA
- a CDS encoding isocitrate lyase/PEP mutase family protein encodes the protein MTSRPDTASTFRALHQGPDLLLLPNAWDAGSARLFESLGAKAIATTSAGVAWALGHPDGNALPIDALVATVRAIASVIRVPLTVDAEAGYSDDPATAGENVARLLSEGAVGCNLEDGNGPPELLAAKIERVKQAGARLGVDVFVNARTDVYLRKLVPPERRVEETLSRAARYQQAGADGLFVAGITDAAGIQAITRGTSLPVNVLARQDLPAPAELQRLGVRRLSAGSAISEAIWGRASALASTFLREGHSPSLFEAAASYPSLNGLMTRK
- a CDS encoding DUF1579 domain-containing protein — protein: MSQERLQQSLSNGPHHLLSRLLGAWEGVARTWFEPDKVADESPSSGSFRSVLDGRFVVHEYTSAMGGKPLSGIATLGYHLDGQRFTMSWVDSFHMGTDIMTLQGEAGGSDRFSVTGSYFTGEQSPRWGWRVDIQVTGPDALTITHFNIEPGAEPQKAIEIQYKRRA